The sequence ACAAAATACTGACGATGATAAAGCAGCAATTGTTGATCATTTTAGCCATCTCGCGCCATGGATGCGTCTGAATGCTCACATATTCGTCGcactagaaaaaagaaaaatatttacaatttaataTGTTTGTATACAAGCATAGTTGAACGAATTTAGCTCGTTTTCATGCTTGGAAAGAATGCTTGACTGGCAAGCCATCCATATTTTAATGTTTCGGAGGAGTATGATGAATGATGGATGCTGAGGTAACTGATTGAAATGCTTTATGATTTTAGCAGGAAGTGTGTGGATGTTTGAAAACCAGTTTTTTAGATTTGTAAATGTTGTTCGCGATGTTTAAGGTAATTTACCAAATCATACGTGCCAAAAATATTCATCTACGCGGACAGCGTGATTGATAAAAAATGATATCAAACTTAAATGTCTAAGGATTGGTGAATGCTAGGGTGGCCATAACTGCAAATTAACCCAATCAATGCAATGTATATGAAAAGTTGATTAACAATAACAGCCACTGGTCCACCAAGCAGTAATAATTTTGGAAAGCAGAATTATCTTGCACTGAAAAATTGACCCCTTATAAACGCATTAAATATCCCATTTCAAATAATGCGAGCTTTTACTCTGAAAATAGGGTTCTAAAAACCCCTAAGAAGATATGAGTATGTAAAGGACGCTTTCAATTTTGTAACAAACTAGTAAATTTTTGAAGCATGACATGAATCTGTAAATAAACACCAGCTGTTGTCGTTTCACGGAAAGAAAAACAGTGTTGCTCTACAAAACAACCAAAGTTGAACACGGATTTAAGCTCTCATAAAAATACAGCTTTGTGCTTTAAACTTAGTTCAAATTTAAACTCCAGTTAAGTAAACTTGGTTTAACTGTGCATTAGAGCatgcaattttaaatttagcttTTTAGAAAACCtttcacatttataaaaaagaatttcttcagaaaaaatcaaactttcacacctAAGAGTTCCAACTCAGCAGAAACTGCTGGTGTTTGACTGTCACACAAACACCCACACTTTCACAAAATATAAGTTTTTAGCCAAAATTCTACTAAAAGCTGCTCTTAAGACTTACATCCGCTACTCGCATACAGAGTAGCAACCTCAAAGCTGATACATTAATCAAAGTCATCATCCAGTCCATAGGTTTCGCCTTCGGTGGATACAATTCCAACCACATTAAAGTCACGTGCAGCAAATAACAGAATGCCGCAGTTCTCATAACATGCTGATAGGCATGCACTGTAGTAAAAGAATGTAAACAAGTTATCCAAagccatttattttataaaatcaacTCACATGTATTTGGTATATAGGCCGTGGGTGCATGTTTCGAGGCAAACATCAAACCCATAGCGATTACAAAGAACACCACAAGTATCAGACCTCCACGTCGATAGCCACGCAATAGAAAGGACAAAATAATGAGAGTTTCGCAGGCTACAAAAAGAAGAgtacttttttcacaaaaaaataatgttgaTGAAATTTCTTAACATCATCACCCAAAATCGGCATCGTGAATACATTCTTGTAGAACACACCATTCCGTTCGATCGTAAACTCCAACGATATATCGCCATTCATGGTCTGTGCAATGGCGCGCTCACCATAACGATTTGTATTGTTATCATCACTGGCAATCACCGATAGGCTTATCTGCCTGAAATGCCACTCGCTTAGCATGTTGAACGGTTCCACAGGCAGTGGCAAGGTGTTGTCATAAGCCAAAGTGATGGGCTCATGTGTAACGGGCGAAAATGACTCCAAGCCCAGAATGAGTCCACAATTTAGACGTTCATGTGGCCAATTTCGTTTCATATCAACACACCATGTGGTGAATTCTGCATTTGTATTGAGCAGTGTAATATTACCATTGGCATAGATCACCAAACCGATATCGGGTTCATGTAGGGAATCGATGCGATGAGCTGAGCTGAAGTGGTGAGTAaagaacaattaaaatttaattttttcaaaaattattttatattttgctccAGATTAATCATCTTACTTGAGCACTATTAAATCAGGCTTCCAAACTCCTTTTGGCGCATCGCTGTAGCTGAAGGATATAGCTTGAATTCCATTCGCATCTGCATTCCACGTCAGTAGTGAGTCTTGCCAATACTACATTCACGCGAAGAAAAAGTGGTACagcgaataaaatatttatactcgtaaggtaaaataaaatgcattccaatattattataaagcgtgtttcaaaagacgcggctatgttgttttaaaataagatatgcaaaaatttagatttttacaggtgtttttattcaaaataacaattatatgtgaaaattaCGTCATTTAAATATCCACGTCTACAGGAAAAATGCACTAAATAGTcgatcaaattaatttttttttatattttctatttttgcttcgaaaccGAAAAATTTGCCTATCACGTGTGAACTATGATTATTCATCtcaatttattcttttttaagtacattttcaaattttacatagaaatcaatataataaattaagagtaaaataaaacaaaataaaagatatagtggattttcataatttatagctcattgaataAGGAATTGAAAGGAGTTTATTCTCATATAATTCTAATTATGCCCTAAGCCAAATAATCATTTAAACCgctatcaaaaatgaaaaaaaacatcaaaatttccaatttaTCTTATGTTTTATTGTCTTGAAGATTACTAGCGCTCCTTAAGatattttaacacttttcatacCATGGGCAACTAAATGTCATGATTTGAATGGTATACGaactttttcatcaaattaaTAGTGTAAAGTTTCGAGGAAGTATGTACTTCAACCTGTGAAAAATTGGTTATACGCTCAAATTTTGATGATCAGTTCAAAATTCGAGGTATGCAGCTGTTTTCTACTTGAGCCACGCCTTTAACACGTTCAGACCtgcgaaaaattatattaagccTCCGTTGTCCTATTCGAGGattctttttaaaaggttatatccataaaccGATAGAGAATTAAATTTTAgcaagctacctggaagctcaaatcattatatatatatatatatatatacagtaggttctgtttttatgcggctttttttatgctgttttgaaatagtgcggtttttttttaaattacaaaatgcatgtcgacctatcgggaattgtacatataaacaagattctaaaccagctaagcaaaaactcatcacagattacaaaaactcatcacaggaaatgctaaccctacaagtatggaaccgcctgcataactatctagatcagacgtgtacatttcctcaagtgacgaaagtgattttacgccaaatcctaaacgaacgcgcaacatgcggctattgtctgattctatttctgacttaaatttatttttcgattctgacgtttcttaaataaagatataattttcaaaaatacaatattttgtttatgcgattttatttaattatttcagattcatgcggtctatggaacgtatctatagttataatatgggactagtgcccttttttatgcgattttattacattatttcagatttatgcggttttagcacttttgaaacgtatctatagttttactatagaactagtagctttttttatgctgtttcttgcggaacgtatctaccgcataaaaacagaacctactgtatataattggcgcgtacatcctttttgggtgtttggccgagctcctcctcttatttgtggtgtgcgtcttgatgttgttccacaaagggagggacctatagtttcaagccgactccgaacggcagatattttttatgaggagctttttcatggcagaaatacactcggaggtttgccattgcctgccgaggggcgaccgctattagaaacaactttttcttaattttttgatctttcaccgagattcgaaccgacgatctctctctgaattccgaatggtagtcacgcaccaacccattcggccacggcggccgtaAATCAttagctataataaaaatatgttaaattcatttCCGAAGTCGGAAAAGTCTGGCCAGAAAAGTCTTGCAGACCCGGATGCCCAACGGTGtgataaacaattttgttttgttttccccacaatgttattgaaaataattttttaatttgagtaaTTTGATAAATATCAGCAACttataaaaagcattttttgtagaaaaatggCTTATTGTAACCCTTGCCAGCTGTTATTTGCTTTTCGAAAACAGCTATTAAAGGAAACCAAAGTGCGaagaaatttaaacatttttttaatattttctttttgataaaagtgtgggataattaaaaaaaaagaatattgtttttgtcttctcactttataaaaaacaaattttataacaaagtGCGTTAGCAGTGTCATTGATCGTGTAATAGCACAGGCAGCAGGCGCAATGGAAAAAAGTGCGCAGAAAATTCAATGGAAAAATCGTGCGAGGGCTGCGCGACTCTTTTCCGTACAAAACTGAAGTTGGTGGAATTCGTACAGACTTAACCCTAGAGTACGAAACATATTTTACGTACGTTGTAACGAATGATCGTCGAATCGACGAcgtattttttaattgactACAGCTATAGCTTAAAACCAAACATACTCTGTTAATaaatgatttaaattattttgacatCCGATTAATCTATATAAACAACAAATTCAATGTTTATTCATAGGaaaaggatttatttaatttttgtactaacTCATTTCatgttgtacaaaattttgagatcataaaaaaaagcaactaaatattattgtaaaacaaaaataaaaaaataaaagcagtaaaaacttaaaaattaaacattctTAGCTTgataaaaagttaaagaaaaattcaaaaaatattcacattgAACAAGAGTCACACAGTTCAACTTTGTGCTCTACACATATAGGTTTTTCgcatttatcacattttgaCTTCGTCATTCGTCGTTTTTGGTACGGACATGATCTGCACatacttcttttattttcttttttattctttttggtTAACTCCCCGTTGTTTTTACTGCAATTCGGAgtaacaatattttcaatatttgctctTGTCTTGCTAAGTAACTTTGGCATTTACAGTCTTTCTTTTTGCCATGGTTCAACAAGACTCTTGTGGAGCTCTTTCATGAATTGTCTGCGGTTGAGAGGTTTTATTCCGGCAGTAAACATATTGTGTGTATAAATTACGTAGCTGTTAATAAATGCTACAATATATTTAGGATACCATAAAATATACACATTGGCCATCTATTTGTCTTTCGTGAACACGACATGACACCGCACATTTGGTCCAACGTATCGACTCCGCCTTTTGTTATGATATTTCAAATCACTGCCTGAGTTTCTAGAAACAAACGGGGAAACATTGGCCTCTTCTGATTCAgaagaagtttttgaaaagctgtcGTCACTTAACACCACGTCGCTTTCGTCTGCGTCGCTTTCAATTACATCCTCATTATCAGAATAATCACAACTctcaaaaaacttttcaatttcattatcggttaatgtttttttattataagccattttgtttttcaactaaagtaaaaaaggaCAAAGTAAATAATTCcgcaatataaaaatacaaataagtaaTGATATTAATCCAGACATAAAAGTCACGCTAGTACTAACGTTCGACGATTCGAcgagcacaaaacaaaaataagtaatgtTCTAGCAACGCGGTTTAAAAAACACGACTGCTTTCAACAAGAGTCAATGACCTACTAACACCATGCAAAATTTGAGAGTGTTAGACACACACATTTAAAagcaatttagtaaaaaaaaacgatgcaCGTCGAATCGTCGATCATTCGTACTCCAGGGTTAATAAGGTTGAGTTCCGATATGTTCCGGATATTATGCAAGAGGGCCTGGGGTCAATCGTTGGATTGCTCCCGGTGTACCGTTTAGTGGCGCTTTTGCGTTTCTTTGATTGAAAGAAGGTATGAATTCCATGAATCGCTAAGTGCAAACTCTTCTCCTTTAACTAATCTTACAGCTTATATACAAATTCAACCTTCATGATaagatatttgtttgtttttttttttttgcacatttccaTATAACCCAAGTTCATTTTTCAATAACACTTCCCGATCATATGTTACGGCCAACGGTACTCACCAACGATAATTGCAAGCGTGTGTGTAGTATTGACTTTTCGTGATTGTATGCGACCGATTTCAACTGAAAGGCGAAATTTACCGACTTGAGATCCATTGGCACCGACCCATTTGCCGATTTATTGGCTAAATCAGCAATCAAAGCATGTAATGGATCGAGCGCATGCACTTCTGCTTCCATTTCTTCGGCTGCGAAAGTGAAAagtattgagaaaaaaattcacaaagtatttgcgaaaaaaattcaaaacctaCCGAAGCCATCGAATTGACAATCATAGAACCATTTCGCCGAGGCTACGCCGAACGTACTAAAACTGAGGTAATTAATTTCTAAAGGTGCGGAATCCGTGTAATTCAAAAGCGGCTCCTTTTTAAAGCCCGTTATGTAAACCGAAAGTGTGCCATCTGCGGTATAGgagtacatacacatgcacatgagTAAGTATGAACGAGCAATATGTGCAAATGTGGTTATTTAAAGAGTGGCTTTGACTTCACTTTGCTTATCAGCTGCTtatgtgcatatttacatatatacaaatgtatgtttgtatatatctatatacaagcttgtttttatttctcaatGAGCGGGTACAAATACCActttattatacatacatacccttTGTTTGTATAATTTCAATGGGCGTCGGATCGTAGATTGATAAAATTTGTGGTTCCGTACTTGTGGAGACACGTTGCCAACCCATACTGCTACGTATTgtcgagaaggaattttgacCGGCGCCAATTACTGATAAAGCaagaatttgtaaaattttatttatgtatcctGTTTTTTAACTGTTAATTTCCAATTATGAATGTTAAACATTTTCACGCACCCACTTCGTAAACACGATCTCTACTGCGCGGTTTATCATTGGTCGCCAACAGGATATGTGCGTCCATGGCTGCCAACACATAGAACTTCAAATGCAAGCgttcatttgcatttaatttgttgttttccaTTTTATGTATGTGAAAGAATTGTGTATATGCATATCCGGTATTACGTAGGGTAAGTTCCTTGCATTTATCCATTTGCGCTAAGGACACATTGTATTTATTAGCTCCGGTACAACGCACGAAAATCacagttaaaatatttattattaaagcgaagctataatgaaaattttgtaaatgcatatttaatttttgcaaaaatatcacGTTTTTACGAAATTTcgctatttaaataatttcaatgtTTCGCAACGAATGTCCAAGAGCAACTAGTTGAAAATATTTCGTTAAAATCTTAAGAAGCTAATTTCAAATTACTTCAGATAAATCTTTGCACTgggaaaaatacaacaaaagcagccgactatcaataaaaaaaatgtgtgaatgaACACTGAAAAACGgtgaagcaataaaaataagtgaaaaaacaATGAGTACTCGATATAAGGGACTTTGGTAAGAAAACGTGCGAATAGATACAGTTATGCATGgatctaataaataaaaatttatatatttttatttgcatacatatacagtagGGGTCACAAATTTATCACTCTATGACAAGACAACTTTCCCTATATAGTTTTTCTTCTTATCATATTAAATGAGTACTAACATTTTCTCATAAAGTTCAAATTTAGCACTTTTCACAGTAGCTTGtgtttaaatcaaaataagagTAAGAGCAAGAAGAAAACCACTTCATGTTTTGTTGGAGACCCTTTTTTGCAATGACAGCATCATACCACCGTGACAAACTTTTCTCAATAGTCGCACATCTCTCCTGGGGTATTGCGTTCCAGGCATTTTCTATTTGCCTGCAGTGGATCTCACTGCTTTAATGTGCTGCTCAACATCACAGCAAAGTTTCTCAACTGACTTGGGATCCGGTGATTGAGAAGTCCCTTTTAGATATCAATATTATGTTCTTTTAAGCAACACTTCAGCAAGtgtaaaatggttttttgggtattttcatgCATGAAACGCAACAGTAAGTCCCAATTAATGGAGTTAACTCAGTTACACGCAACAGTAAGGCTGCCAATAATTCCATTCTGGTAGACTAATAGTCGAGGTTGTTGATAAAATCAGGCAAGATtagtcaaaaaattgtttggagaGACATCTATAATAATATTGCCAGCAAAAAATAAGGGAATAAATCTGAAACGGTATCAGCCCAACAGATTCTGTCAAATTTCCAGAGAATTAAGTACCTTCTGTATTCTTTCAAGCGTATAGCTAACGTATACGATCCATGTAGAAGAAGCAGGCAGCACACAAACCACCGCTTTTACTTCTATTAACTTGACCATCCATTGTTGCGGTTAGTATGATAATACTATTTCATTGGCAACATCATGTAAATTTAGcttattctatttttattctCTTATGAGTACTATATAAAGATATAGTTCCTTAAAAATGTATAGTTCTACAAATaagttgtttttgaataacttttttactaaacaaaaaaatcagtattttaacctggccgccgtagccgaatgagttcacagaacgtaggttcgaatctcggtgaaacaccaaaattaaaaaaaatatttttctaatagcggtcgcccctcgtcaggcaatggcaaacctccgagtgtatttctgccatgaaaaagctcctcataaaaaatatctgccgttcggaatcggtttaagactgtagatccctccatttgtggaacaacatcaagacgcacaccacaaataggaggaagagctcgaccaaacacccaaaaagggtgtacgtgccaattaccatacatatatatatatgtatattttaaccTTCACgcgttccattgcttgtctgtttctaTACTACGGCAGttaacaactttttcttaaacaaaatgCTGTTTGTACGTAGTTGtatcttttttaaatacattttaattgaaaCATAGTTTGACATTGTTACTATTTGGTATTAAACagtttaatttaatgtttcgcACAAATTCCTCAGTAAAAATCCTCTACAATAAAATTCCCTCAGTTAACGCAAATTTCCCAACGCAAGTGGCTACGCTATTTCTATTTCCATAACAGCTGTTTGGTCAGCTGCTCTCATGGTTCCTGTTTATGTCGATAAGTGGTGAATTTGTTTAGAATGCACgataaaataataacattagCAAATCTATTGGAAATTGCTGGGATCAGCAAATTATTAAGAATGAATGCGCCATTTTTATAAGACTGAAATGAGGCTGCATTTTGTCGTGAAGCTTTTTTCAGTGGAGCATTTAATAAGAGTGCCTCctcaatttgttatttttatctaCGTAGCTGCACCTCCAGCGGCCATTACTTTAGCAGCCAACACGCTAGCAGAGAGTATTACTCAATGATACGGCTACTTTGGGAAATACTTCCCATTGACATTGCAAGTTTTGCGAAGCGCTGGTTCAGGTGTTTGAAGACGCGCCGGCAATGTTGGGCGATTAGTCACTTAGCGAGTTTCTCTGCGATCGGTTGTGGTAAAAAACGTGTTGCGCGGCGATTCAGTTTGCCTTTTCAGTAGTCTCTATTTATTAATACCAAGCGTTATTGTTCAATATATGTTTATGAAAGCAAACGCGGCTAGACAAGCGATTAA is a genomic window of Anastrepha ludens isolate Willacy chromosome 6, idAnaLude1.1, whole genome shotgun sequence containing:
- the LOC128865834 gene encoding uncharacterized protein LOC128865834 isoform X2, which translates into the protein MDKCKELTLRNTGYAYTQFFHIHKMENNKLNANERLHLKFYVLAAMDAHILLATNDKPRSRDRVYEVVIGAGQNSFSTIRSSMGWQRVSTSTEPQILSIYDPTPIEIIQTKDGTLSVYITGFKKEPLLNYTDSAPLEINYLSFSTFGVASAKWFYDCQFDGFAEEMEAEVHALDPLHALIADLANKSANGSVPMDLKSVNFAFQLKSVAYNHEKSILHTRLQLSLYWQDSLLTWNADANGIQAISFSYSDAPKGVWKPDLIVLNSAHRIDSLHEPDIGLVIYANGNITLLNTNAEFTTWCVDMKRNWPHERLNCGLILGLESFSPVTHEPITLAYDNTLPLPVEPFNMLSEWHFRQISLSVIASDDNNTNRYGERAIAQTMNGDISLEFTIERNGVFYKNVFTMPILACETLIILSFLLRGYRRGGLILVVFFVIAMGLMFASKHAPTAYIPNTLHAYQHVMRTAAFCYLLHVTLMWLELYPPKAKPMDWMMTLINVSALRLLLCMRVADCDEYVSIQTHPWREMAKMINNCCFIIVSILFVVVDILLLPNF
- the LOC128865834 gene encoding uncharacterized protein LOC128865834 isoform X1, whose protein sequence is MKIYKKTEINTSIHSHTYSGKEAVAINFLFSNTFDFSYTYLYTYSFALIINILTVIFVRCTGANKYNVSLAQMDKCKELTLRNTGYAYTQFFHIHKMENNKLNANERLHLKFYVLAAMDAHILLATNDKPRSRDRVYEVVIGAGQNSFSTIRSSMGWQRVSTSTEPQILSIYDPTPIEIIQTKDGTLSVYITGFKKEPLLNYTDSAPLEINYLSFSTFGVASAKWFYDCQFDGFAEEMEAEVHALDPLHALIADLANKSANGSVPMDLKSVNFAFQLKSVAYNHEKSILHTRLQLSLYWQDSLLTWNADANGIQAISFSYSDAPKGVWKPDLIVLNSAHRIDSLHEPDIGLVIYANGNITLLNTNAEFTTWCVDMKRNWPHERLNCGLILGLESFSPVTHEPITLAYDNTLPLPVEPFNMLSEWHFRQISLSVIASDDNNTNRYGERAIAQTMNGDISLEFTIERNGVFYKNVFTMPILACETLIILSFLLRGYRRGGLILVVFFVIAMGLMFASKHAPTAYIPNTLHAYQHVMRTAAFCYLLHVTLMWLELYPPKAKPMDWMMTLINVSALRLLLCMRVADCDEYVSIQTHPWREMAKMINNCCFIIVSILFVVVDILLLPNF